From one Gemella morbillorum genomic stretch:
- a CDS encoding type III pantothenate kinase: MIFALDVGNTNIVLGVFGSDYKQLCSWRIATDNTKTEDELYVIIRNFFVDKNIKFEDFDGVVISSVVPKMMFALELLSKKYFKKEPIIVSAGIKTGIKVPAPYSSKLGADRVVDIVGAKVSGYLPAIIVDLGTATTFDCVDEEMNYRGGIICPGMNISAEALYSRAAKLPRIELEAVSTSLGMDTTSQMQAGFFYGFLGQFENIITHLKKDLGGDYKVVLTGGLSKFIAKYSSSVDIVDEELTLKGIIELYKMNKGK; the protein is encoded by the coding sequence ATGATTTTTGCATTAGATGTAGGGAATACAAATATTGTCCTTGGAGTTTTTGGAAGTGATTATAAACAACTTTGTTCATGGCGTATCGCAACGGATAATACAAAGACAGAGGATGAACTATATGTTATTATTAGAAACTTTTTCGTAGATAAAAATATTAAGTTTGAGGACTTTGATGGAGTAGTTATCTCAAGTGTTGTTCCAAAAATGATGTTTGCTTTAGAGTTGTTAAGTAAAAAATATTTCAAAAAAGAACCGATTATAGTTTCTGCTGGTATTAAAACAGGAATAAAAGTTCCAGCACCTTACAGCAGTAAGCTAGGAGCAGATAGGGTTGTTGATATAGTTGGAGCAAAGGTTAGTGGTTATTTACCAGCTATTATTGTTGATTTAGGAACAGCGACAACTTTCGATTGTGTCGATGAAGAGATGAATTATCGTGGCGGAATAATATGTCCTGGGATGAACATAAGTGCAGAAGCTCTCTATTCTCGTGCGGCGAAGCTGCCTCGTATAGAACTAGAGGCTGTATCTACATCGTTAGGAATGGATACGACAAGTCAAATGCAAGCAGGCTTCTTCTATGGTTTTTTAGGGCAATTTGAAAATATTATAACTCACTTAAAAAAAGATTTAGGGGGAGATTATAAAGTAGTTTTAACAGGTGGTTTGTCGAAGTTTATTGCGAAATATAGCTCATCAGTTGATATTGTAGATGAAGAGTTAACACTAAAAGGAATAATAGAACTTTACAAGATGAATAAAGGAAAGTAG